The stretch of DNA TAGGGCTATAGGCACCATACAGTTAAACTAAATTTCAGAGAGAATGCAAGTATGTTAATAATAGTACTTCATATTTCCTTTCATTTGTATATGCAGGTGATTGTTGTGACAACAGTAGAACCCTACAATTTGGGAAGAACAAAAATGTCAATCACACAATTGTATCACTCGAGTAATAGAACAGAACGAACCATAAAATTCAGAATGGAATACCTGAAAATGAACAAATTACCTGAAAATTATATGATATATGTTGTGAACTTGTGATTCTACAAAATAATCTACCGAGAGCAATAATAGTACAAAATACTAAACTAACATGTGTGAGAGGGGGGAGACGGAGAGATGCGGGATTGCAGTTAGGCACAATATAGCTCGTCAGGTGGACGCCTGGGCGTAGTCTTGGACCATCATAGCTCACACGATGACAGGGATCACCGGGCTTCAGGAGAGGTGAAGATAAAGGGAAGGATCACGAGGCTCTGATCCGGCAGTAGTGCTTGGGTCTCTGATGGTGACGATCGACTTGTGAAAGCTTGGCCGGCCGTGGTGCAATACGAAGAGAAAGAGGTAGAGATAGACGAAACATGGGAAGAACCGATTGGTGTTGTTTCCTTTTCATGAGGGAATAGTTGGAGCTTTATTCGTCCAGGGAGATGAATGAACCTTCGGGGGTTCGTTGATTAGATAAGATTAATAGGGTAATAAGACGGCGGTTCAGGAGATGGCCAATAATATTCCTTCAGTTATGGAAAAAAATAGCGCACACACAGCCTAATCCCTTAAAACTCGTGCAGTTATTGTACTCTTTTCATTtttttttagtctgcatataagatttggtcaaagtcaaactttataaagtttgaccaactttgttgagaaaaatatcaacatctacaacaCTAAAGCTATATggtatgaaaattaatttcatgatgCATCTGACAATATTGATTTCTTATTGTGAATCTTAatatttttttctataaacttagCCAAAGTTGATAAAGTTTGattttgaccaaatcttatatgcaaggctaaaaagaaatggagggagtatgtgcCTTCTTTCTCTCGATTCCTCTCCCTAGCATGATCCACATGCACATGAATAGCACAGTCAGATCCTTCTTTCCCGGGCATGCATTGTTATTTGTGTTGTGCCCCTCATCGCTCCGGATCGAgcttgcctgctccctccctATGCTCTCATCCGTGCTCCCACTTCATCCTACGGCtgtccttttccttttttttcttttctaatCTAATAATCCCTTCCCTGATTTTAAGGAGTGGGGCCGGGTCTTATTTGATTTCAATCAAATCAAGCCACGTATGCGGAAGCACGAATGGGCACACACGCGGGGAGCAGGCAAATCTCGTCTTCAATCAAGGCTAGATTTATTCCTGGCAATAGTGTGCATGCTGCATTAATTCTCTAATTTTCCAGCCCTCTAAATACGGACGTGGCTGGATAGAAGTCTAGTGATAGACATTTTTTTTCCTAATTATTTTCTTGCATCTAGGGTGGAAGGATGCATGTCTCATGAGTGGGtgcatggatgaggatgaggaacTGCTGACGTGGTAGGTTGATGACGTGGACAGTATACATGCTAAGAGAATTGCTAGTAGTGGAAATCAACTTCTTAAAAATGTTAGATAAGTTCTTTACAGTGTTATAAAGGCTTACACCTCAATAGCTTCCCTGGATTATTTAACATACCCCCTAgattttatttactctgcatatttgCTTTTTGTCCTAATTTATGCTTCCCcatcccataatgtaagacgtcttttgacactagtgtagtgttaAAAAATATCTTACATTATGGAATGGAGTAGTACTACTTTACAATATACTCCCTTtatttttgtatacaaggccacaaactcatattacaggtaccaaaATAGAAATTAATGCCTACTTAAGCCAATGTTGCAAGCTAGTCTTTTCTTCTCGCTTGACGTGTTAATTAATGTGTATTTTTCTCTTCAACGCGAAACAAGACAACCCTCTCACTCATCATTGGTTGATTAATGTGGTACATGAAAACCAATCTTCTCACTCCCACATGCATGCAAGCGGTATTAATGTCCTCGATTGCTAGTACGAAGCAAACCTCATCAATTTTACCTCAATTGATATTAGTgaccttgtatagatgcaaattgtaattttgatagtggccttatatacaaaaatggagggagtaataaAGTTTGGCCAAGTTTATAGTAAAAATTTATGAACATTTACAATACGGAATCAATGCCAGTAGATTCATCATCGAATATATATtcacattatatatatatatatttgttaTTATAAATTTTAATATTATTTTTATAAACTTTCAAACTTATAAAAGTAAAGTTTcacttaggacaaaactaaaaTGCAAAGTAGAAAAAAAGATGGAGTACTAGAGTGGTGAGAAACCTAACTGAAACatatgagttgcatcattgcataAATAACAGATAAAAAATGGACTTTGGAGCTATTTAAATTTGTGCAATGAATATGCCTCTTCTTTCGCAATATAGTGGTCAAACACAAAAAAAAACGACATTCACGTTCCAACATAACATCAATGTTATAAGGGACCATGGTGCCCGTTGCCTAGATGAGGAGAGCTGAGAGGAGGAGGTACGTAAGAATTTTCATCCATTTTCCAATGAATTTCCGCAAAATACATGTGCACGGATCACAACGTAGATACGTGCCCCTGCGAATTCCGCACGCACGTGCCCCTGCGAATTTTCGCAACATCCAAAATCATGCATCATGTGTGCGTCCACGCCTGCTTAGCTAGTAAAATAGACAAATCTACTTTAGAAATACATTAAAAACTAACAACAATGTAGCAAAATAATTGTACTAGTGGACAACACTCAGGTGCTTGCTAACTACTTGCTACTTTATTACTGAATCTGCATGCACAAGAGTTTAATCGATGAGGCCCTCTTAATAATTAACTACGCACTAATTGTTCGACCACCATCGACAGCGATGACTTGGCCGGTGACGAAAGATGCCGCCGGCATGCAGAGGAACGACACCACTGCGGCCACCTCCTCTGGCTCGCCTGCCCGCCGCATCGGAGTCCTCGCCAACTCGGTCTCTTTAATTTCCGGTGGAAGCTGTTCCACGCACAAATGATCAGTTCTCCAAATGATTTGTTTCTTTGAAAAATGACAGTATAAGAGAATCCTACTATATACGTAAAAAGTCATAACTAATTAGGCTAAATGGTTTTGTTTGTGTATTTTTTGAATGTAATTTTAATGAAGACTCGGTCGGTGCCTACACTGTTtaacatgtcactcttggtcgcGCCCGGGGCGACGCAATTCACTCGGATCTTGTTCTGGGCCCATTCGGTAGCAAGGCTCCTTGTAAGCTGGTTAATTCCTCCTGGTATATTAGAGACAAAAAAGAGATGTCAGTCTTATGCCTCACTTGAAAGTTGGATCGAGTCGTGGTTATGAATACCTTCAGTTAGAGCTTCTTTGAGTTTTTATACAAGTAGTTAGATTGGATAGCTAAAAAGTTATAGTGCGATTTCGTCTCGAAAAAACATTGTCGCTTGAGACAAGGAAAGATTCAAATTTTCAAAATAGTCACTTGACTATCGATATCTAGAAATATTGAGATTGGATTGAACACCTAAAATCATGTGTGTGAATTTGCATCGGAAAGTACACCATTCAATTTTTTGGACTCTACAAACATAGAAATGAAAGCATGGTTGTTGTTTCAGACATTTACCTGATCTTTAAAGTACAAATTAAATCACTATTTTCTGAAACCGTCATTATTTGAAAGTTTCAGTTTTAAAATGGGCGCTATAATAATACTCAAATTTCAAAACAGGAAGACCGGAGGGAGTTACCTTTTGTCATACTGTAAATTGCGAGGCCCGGGAACCCAAGTGTGCCCCCAAGGGAGGATATGTTGACAATGCTCCCTCCTCCAGCGATGGAGGCCCCGAGGAGCAAGGGGTGCGCGAGCTGGCTCAGGTGGAAGCACGACTCTAGGTTGGTTGCCATGAGGTGCGAGTACTCCTCCGATGTCCACTCCACGCCCGGCTTGGCTAGAATCTGCGCCGCGTTGTTCACCTGCATATATACAGTAGGAATGATCCAGCGAAAACACTTAGCCCTTTATGTCCAGACCAACCTCTTTGGATTGGGTGGAATTTTAGAGCCCATTTGCAATCTCAATCCGAAGTTCATCAGATTGAACTGGCAAACTCTGGAGATTTCAGGAAGACGACTTACCAGTATGTCGAGCTTGCCGTCGAAGACTTGCTTGGCCGTCTCCACGAGCTGCTCCCTGTGGGCGCGCAGGGAGACGTCGCAGACGGAGACGGTGACCGGGAGCCCCTTGGCCTCCCACCGGCGGCGGCACTCCTCCAGCTCCGCCGCGCTCCGGGAGCACGTGTGCACCCGCGCCCCGTGCCCCGCCAGCTCCTCCACGATCGCGTGGCTGTTCTCCACCCATCGATAAGCACATGAATATATGCATCGATCGGTCGATCAACGACTATAGTGCAGTAAATTGCATCTTCCTACCTAAGCTAGCCGATTAGATTACAGTATGATCACGTACCCGATCCCTTTGCTGCCGCCGGTGACGAGCGCCGTCGCGCCGGCCAGGCTCCACCTCTCCTCCCTGCTCATGCCACCGGCcgccatctctctctctctctctctctctctctctctctctctgcgtGTGTGCGCGTGTTCTGGTACTCTGTGCTGTGGAGTGGGCGAGTGGCGGCGTAGGTAGGGAGAGTTACCTCGCTTCACACGTAGCGTAGGCAGTATGTGGCAGTGTGTGGCAGAAACACATGTTCCACGAGCACCGAGCATCATAGTGTCCAGTCGTATTTGCCTACTCCAGACAGTCAAGCCACACTCCAATTTGTAGACCGATCACTGGTTCACGGTGAATGGGAGATGGATTGGCCATTGGCGGTTGACGATGCATGCAAACGGACGCGGTTGGCGTTTTCTCAAGAATAGCTGCCGTTTCGGATGTCGATTCCATTATTACAGCTTTGACCACTGATGACTTATCCTTGCAAAATTATATACTCCAAAGTTTATTGTTACATGTACTTGTCAGAGCTTTTGGCGGAGTTTGAATCATTGCGTCGCTGTAATCTACTCCCTAAaattgagtcatctattttgaaacgaAGGGAGTAGATGATAATTATTGCGCGGTTCTCCGTCCCGGTGGTTTGCGGCTGGAGGCTCCGGTGGTGGTGGGCCCTGATGGTGTACTTTGGGTCTGGGAAAACCTTGGCCAGTCTGGCCGGCCCGGTGGCGGCGACGCCTATAGGCGCCGCTTTCCTTCATGAAGGCGCAACTGAGGGTCCAATCTACCCACCCTGATCCCCGACcggatgaaaaacttcaatacTTTACGGATCTGGTGGCAGCGGCGCTTTTCGCGTCGTGATGTTTCTGGAGATGTCGTTAGGGGCACTAGGACTTTGTTGGGAGTGCAGAGGATCTACAAGTGGAGGGGATGGGACCAGTGGTAGCAGGTGGTGTTCGCGAAGAAGGAGCAGCGTTGCATCTGACACGTCGACAACTGCGGGTCTCAGCggcatggagcagcggggtctcGCTGCTGGGCGTGTGTTGATGGACGAGCGCAGGAAGGTGGCgttgtctggcgtcgtggtgACGTCGACGGCAGCTAGACTGGGCAAGATTGATGCATCAGTACAACTCTAAAGATGGAGTGGTGGTAGTTGGCGGCGGCGACCTCTGAGAGCGCGCCGGACCGGTGTGTTCCCCATACCCAGCAAATGGCTTGGTTGGGgtctcaggtcttagatgttaggcttgGTTGCGAGGTCTGTTTCGTATTAGGCCCGAACTATCAACATCTCTTCATCAAATGGATATGAGTAGCGACAGATGTTGCCTAAACGGTGACTTCAGACTTACTGTTGTATTTCTTTGTAAGATCTTTTaaaaataattaataaaatgatagcatgcatcgtccagatgcagaggccgtgggcctttctcctttttttaagAAAGCTCTCTTGACGTGCCTTTTAGGAAAAGCTGTCGTTGCGACTTTATTCAAAATGGCATAAAAATTGCATCATTTGTTAGTTGTGCGAATATTACATCAGGTGGTTCATGTTGTTGCCACAGAATAGCACTAAAACTCTTAGAATTACGAGCTAAAAACTGCGCTAACTTGATTGGCTTCTCTAGGTCAGTGATCGAACTTGACAATAGCAAAACCTCTACAAAAGGAAGGATTCTTCTTCATAAACTGCAGCAGCGACACCGATTGAGTCTCCATAGTTATCCATCGTGTCAATAACATCCATACAGTTAGAGTGTACCAAAAGCTTGTTGCATGCTTGCCCTACTAGGATTAGACCGTTTCTCAATGCTATCGGCTCCGTCATCACGCAAGAGAATTCAAATCTATCTGCAATAAATTAAGTTGTGAATTAATATTAGTTTCCTTATTCACGTATGTTatccccctcccccctccccaaCATCGAGAGGGTTGAACGATCATCTTAAGGATGTTTCTACATGGAAGATTAGCTCTAGCCGATGTTGTCCTTTTGCCTTCTAGATAAGTATACAAGGTGCCACACATGCTTACTCTATGAGTTTATCTTCCATGGGTAGAAATTGAGGCATGTAAGTAAGTAGGCACACAACTTTTGCACATAATAGCAACATGTACTTTATTTGCATGCTAACCTGATATATTCAATCTTTTATGTACCTTGATCTTGGGTAGTACGTCACGTCATACACAAGGGAAACCCTAGGCCCCCGCGtcgttgaaggaaatatgccctagaggcaataataaagttattgtttatttccttatatcatgataaatgtttattattcatgctagaattgtattaacaagaaacataatacatgtgtgaatacatagacaaacagagtgtcactagtatgcctctacttgactagctcgttgatcaaagatggttatgtttcctaaccatagacatgagttgtcatttgattaacgggatcacatcattaggagaatgatgtgattgacttgacccattccgttagcttagcacacgatcgtttagtatgttgctattgctttcttcatgacttatacatgttcctatgactatgagattatgcaactcccgtttactggagaaacactttgtgtgccaccaaacgtcacaacgtaactgggtgattataaaggtgctctataggtgtctccgaaggtacttgttgggttggcgtatttcgagattaggatttgtcactccgattgtcggagaggtatctctgggcctactcggtaatgcacatcactataagccttgcaagcattgcaactaatgagttagttgcgggataatgtattacggaacgagtaaagagacttgccggtaacgagattgaactaggtattgagataccgacgatcgaatctcgggcaagtaacataccgatgacaaagggaacaacgtatgttgttatgcggtttgaccgataaagatcttcgtataatatgtaggagccaatatgagcatccaggttccgctattggttattgaccggagacgtgtctcggtcatgtctacatagttctcgaacccgtagggtccgcacgcttaaagttcgatgacgattatattatgagtttatgtgttttgatgtaccgaaggagtttggagtcccggatgagaccggggacatgacgaggagtctcgaaatggtcgagacgtaaagatcgatatattggatgactattcggacatcggaaatgttccgagtgattcgggtattttcaggagtatcggggagttatgggaattcgtattgggccttaatgggccatacgggaaaggagagaaaggcctcaaagggtggccgcaccaacaaatatctacttaatgaagcacaagtctgaaacatttgaaaagttcaaaaacttcagagtgaagtggaaaatcatcgtgacaagaaaataaagtttctacgatctgatcgcagagacaaataattgagttacgagtttggtcttcaattaaaacaatgtggaatagtttcacaaactcatgccatctggaacaccacagcataatggtgtgtccgaacgtcataaccgtactattattggatatagtgcaatctatgatgtttcttaccgattaaccactacagttttgaggttatgcattagagacagttacattcacattaaaaagggcaccatcgaaatccgttgagacgacgccttatgaactgtggtttggcaagaaaccaaagttgccgtttcttaaagtttggggttgcaatgcttatgtgaaaaagtttcatcttgataagctcaaacccaagtcggagaagtgcatcttcataggatacccaaaagtaactgttgggtacaccttctatcacagatccgaacgcaagatatttgttgctgagaatggatcctttctagagaaagagtttctctcgaaagaagtgagtgggagaaaagtagaacttgatgaggtaactgtacctgctcccttattggaaagtagttcatcacagaaatctgtttctgtgactattacaccaattagtgaggaagctaatgatggtgatcatgtaacttcagatcaagttactaccgaacctcgtaggtcaaccagagtgagatccgcaccagagtggtacggtaatcctattctggaggtcatgttaattgaccatgacgaacctacgaactatgaggaagcgatgatgagtccagattccacgaaatggcttgaggccatgaaatctgagatgggatccatgtatgagaacaaagtgtggagtttagttgacttgcccgatgatcggcaagccatagaaaataaatggatcttcaagaggaagacggacgcagatagtagtgttactatatacaaagctagacttgtcgaaaaaggtttttgacaaagttcaaggtgttgactatgatgatattttctcacttgtagcgatgcttaagtctgtccgaatcatgttaacaaattgccgcattttatgaaatccagcaaatggataaacaaaactgcattccttaaaagatttattaaagaaggttttgtcaatcctaaaggtgctaacaaaatatgcaagctccagcgatccatcaatggactggtgcaagcatctcggagttagaatatacgctttgataagttgatcaaagcatatagttttatacagacttacggtgaagcctgtattattcaagaaagtgagtgggagcactacatcatttctgataaatatatgtaaatgacatattgttgatcgaaaataatgcagaattattctgcaaagcataaaggagtgtttgaaaggagtttttcaaaaaagacctcggtgaagatgcttacatattgagcatcaagatctatagagatagatcaagacgcttgataagtatttcaatgagtacatactttgacaagattttgaagtagttcaaaatggaacagtcaaagaaagagttcttgcctgtgttacaaggtgtgaagttgagtaagactcaaaacccaaccacggcagaagatagagagagaatgaaagtcattccctatgcctcagccataggttatataaagtatgccatgctgtgtaccagacctattgtataccctgccctgagtttggcaaaggagtacaatagtgatctaggagtagatcactggacattggtcaaaattatccttagtggtataaggatatgtttctcgattatggaagtgacaaaaggttcgtcataaagggttacgttgatgcaaattttgacactgatccagatgactctgaatctcaatctagatacatattgaaagtgggagcaattagctagagtagctctgtgcagagcattgttgacatagaaatttgcaaaatactgttgggtttcgtagtaatttcaaaaaatttcctacgcacacgcaagatcatgtgatgcatagcaacgagggggagagtgttgtctacgtacccaacgcagaccgactgcggaagcgatgacacgacgtagaggaagtagtcgtacgtctttacgatccaaccgatcaagcaccgaaactacggcacctccgagttcgagcacacgttcagctcgatgacgatccccggactccgatccagcaaagtgttggggaagagtttcgtcagcacgacggcgtggtgacgatcttgatgtactacagcagcagggcttcgcctaaactccgctacagtattatcgaggaatatggtggcagggggcaccgcacacggctaaggaatagatcacgtggatcaacttgtgtgttctagggtgcctctacctcagtatataaaggagccaaggggggagggggcgccagccagggagagaggcgcaggaggagtcctactccttccgggagtaggactccccccccaatcctattccaactaggattcccaaggggggaaagagagagaggggggccggccaccttctcctagtcctaataggactaggggagggggaagtggcgcagccaccttggcctgcccctttctcctttccactaaggcccatgaaggcccatatggctcccggggggttccggtaacctcccggtaacccggtaaaatcccgatttcacccggaacacttccgatgtccaaacataggcttccaatatatcaatctttacgtctcgaccatttcgagactcctcgtcatgtccgtgatcacatccgggactccgaacaaccttcggtacatcaaaatgcataaactcataatgaaacttcatcgtaaccttaagcgtgcggaccctacgggttcgagaacaatgtagacatgaccgagaaacgtctccggtcaataaccaatagcgggacctagatgcccatattggctcctacatattctacgaagatctttattggtcagaccgcataacaacatacgt from Triticum urartu cultivar G1812 chromosome 3, Tu2.1, whole genome shotgun sequence encodes:
- the LOC125545549 gene encoding noroxomaritidine/norcraugsodine reductase-like isoform X2, encoding MAAGGMSREERWSLAGATALVTGGSKGIGHAIVEELAGHGARVHTCSRSAAELEECRRRWEAKGLPVTVSVCDVSLRAHREQLVETAKQVFDGKLDILVNNAAQILAKPGVEWTSEEYSHLMATNLESCFHLSQLAHPLLLGASIAGGGSIVNISSLGGTLGFPGLAIYSMTKGGINQLTRSLATEWAQNKIRVNCVAPGATKSDMLNSLPPEIKETELARTPMRRAGEPEEVAAVVSFLCMPAASFVTGQVIAVDGGRTISA
- the LOC125545549 gene encoding noroxomaritidine/norcraugsodine reductase-like isoform X1 → MMLGARGTCVSATHCHILPTLRVKRGNSPYLRRHSPTPQHRVPEHAHTRREREREREREREMAAGGMSREERWSLAGATALVTGGSKGIGHAIVEELAGHGARVHTCSRSAAELEECRRRWEAKGLPVTVSVCDVSLRAHREQLVETAKQVFDGKLDILVNNAAQILAKPGVEWTSEEYSHLMATNLESCFHLSQLAHPLLLGASIAGGGSIVNISSLGGTLGFPGLAIYSMTKGGINQLTRSLATEWAQNKIRVNCVAPGATKSDMLNSLPPEIKETELARTPMRRAGEPEEVAAVVSFLCMPAASFVTGQVIAVDGGRTISA